One genomic region from Cetobacterium sp. ZOR0034 encodes:
- the truB gene encoding tRNA pseudouridine(55) synthase TruB has translation MEGIIVIDKPIGITSFDVIRVLRRNLKERRIGHTGTLDPLATGILVICVGRATKLAQDIEGYEKEYVADLELGFKTDTYDIEGKTLDRVENFNISDETFKATLETFKGDIKQIPPMYSAIKVDGKKLYELAREGVEIERKARDVSITNLETISFDGIKAKINCTVSKGTYIRSLIYDLGEKLGTFATMTGLRRTRVGKEDLDRSFTLEKIEEMVAENNFSFLISVEDYFKFPRTDIEDENDLKLFVNGQRCKKRINEGKYSVYSKNKFIGLGEVTNGLLKGYKYY, from the coding sequence TTGGAAGGAATAATAGTTATAGATAAACCTATCGGTATAACTTCTTTTGATGTCATAAGGGTTTTGAGAAGGAATTTAAAAGAGAGAAGAATTGGACATACAGGAACTTTAGATCCGTTGGCAACAGGAATTCTAGTGATTTGTGTTGGAAGAGCTACGAAATTAGCTCAAGATATAGAAGGATATGAAAAGGAATATGTTGCAGATTTAGAACTTGGTTTTAAAACGGACACTTATGATATAGAAGGAAAAACTTTAGATAGAGTAGAAAATTTCAATATATCTGATGAAACTTTTAAAGCGACTTTAGAAACATTTAAGGGTGATATAAAACAAATACCACCGATGTATTCAGCAATAAAAGTTGATGGAAAAAAACTTTATGAATTAGCTAGAGAGGGAGTAGAAATCGAAAGAAAAGCTAGAGATGTTAGTATAACAAACTTAGAAACAATATCTTTTGATGGAATCAAAGCTAAAATTAATTGTACAGTTTCAAAAGGGACTTACATAAGAAGTTTAATCTATGATTTAGGAGAAAAGCTAGGTACTTTTGCTACAATGACAGGATTAAGAAGAACTAGAGTTGGAAAAGAGGATTTAGATAGATCGTTTACTTTAGAGAAAATAGAGGAAATGGTTGCAGAGAATAATTTTTCATTTTTAATTTCTGTAGAGGATTATTTTAAATTCCCAAGAACAGATATTGAAGATGAGAATGATTTAAAACTTTTTGTAAATGGACAAAGATGTAAAAAAAGAATAAATGAAGGAAAATATAGTGTTTATTCTAAGAATAAATTTATAGGCTTAGGTGAAGTTACAAACGGTTTGTTAAAAGGTTATAAGT
- a CDS encoding putative glycoside hydrolase, with product MRIKDKRKFFRFLILLVIFIFTISCGVKRFVFNDEPKKVEMVSDEIKVDVLSLNKDNTPLELKKKELIEVKKEEETKEVIFEEKKEEKIENQPKKFNFIKNQSIFVFKDENQKERVDTLRKSTKVEVLEEKTIGEGDLKKSVLKISYRKDLKDKIGWIGKVELAKTLNETLPANWKNIDFNTSYPMNNFANNPRVDVKGIYLNIYTIGSTKKMERLIELAKTTEINAFVIDVKDDNGVLSFEMEAPKKFGVQATKNYPIKNIELFMKKLKENNIYAIARIVSFKDPTYAKSNSDKVIISRDTGKPYTNSDGIIWVSPHDRNLWEYNLAVAEEAAKAGFNEIQFDYVRFPASNGGKLDAKLNYRNTKNESKPETIQKYLKYARQRINALGVYTSADVYGQVGTFSDDMGLGQHWETVSQVVDYISPMMYPSHYGNGAYGIPVPDAQPYKTIYHSVRDSINRSENIASPATVRPWIQAFTAKWVKGYIPYNEKEIREQIKAMNDLGVTEYLLWSPSNNYKITAN from the coding sequence GTGAGAATAAAAGACAAAAGGAAATTTTTCAGATTTCTAATATTACTGGTGATTTTTATCTTTACAATCTCTTGTGGAGTAAAAAGATTTGTATTTAATGACGAACCTAAAAAAGTAGAGATGGTAAGTGATGAAATAAAGGTTGATGTATTATCTTTGAATAAAGATAATACTCCTTTAGAACTTAAAAAAAAAGAGTTAATCGAGGTTAAAAAAGAAGAGGAGACGAAAGAGGTAATTTTCGAAGAGAAAAAAGAAGAAAAAATAGAAAATCAGCCTAAAAAATTTAATTTTATAAAGAATCAATCAATTTTTGTATTTAAAGATGAAAATCAAAAGGAGAGAGTTGATACATTAAGAAAGAGTACGAAAGTTGAAGTTTTAGAAGAGAAAACTATAGGAGAGGGCGACTTGAAAAAAAGTGTTCTAAAAATATCTTATAGAAAAGATTTGAAAGATAAGATTGGTTGGATTGGAAAAGTGGAGTTGGCTAAGACTCTTAATGAAACTTTGCCGGCTAATTGGAAAAATATAGATTTTAACACAAGTTATCCTATGAATAATTTTGCTAATAATCCAAGAGTAGATGTAAAAGGGATTTATTTAAACATCTATACTATAGGAAGTACAAAGAAAATGGAGAGATTAATAGAGCTTGCTAAAACAACTGAAATTAATGCCTTTGTAATAGATGTAAAAGATGATAATGGGGTTTTATCGTTTGAGATGGAAGCACCTAAGAAGTTTGGGGTGCAAGCTACAAAGAATTATCCTATAAAAAATATAGAGTTATTTATGAAAAAATTAAAAGAGAATAATATCTATGCTATCGCAAGAATAGTGTCTTTTAAAGATCCTACATATGCTAAATCTAATTCTGATAAAGTGATTATTTCAAGAGATACAGGTAAACCTTATACAAACAGTGATGGGATAATTTGGGTTTCACCTCATGATAGAAATTTATGGGAATATAATTTGGCTGTTGCAGAGGAGGCAGCTAAAGCAGGATTTAATGAAATTCAATTTGATTATGTAAGATTCCCTGCATCAAATGGTGGAAAACTAGATGCGAAATTAAACTATAGAAACACTAAAAATGAATCTAAACCTGAAACAATTCAAAAATATTTAAAGTACGCTAGACAAAGAATCAATGCATTAGGAGTTTATACAAGTGCAGATGTATATGGTCAGGTTGGAACATTTAGTGATGATATGGGATTAGGTCAACATTGGGAAACAGTAAGTCAAGTTGTAGACTATATATCGCCTATGATGTATCCAAGTCATTATGGAAATGGAGCGTATGGAATTCCTGTTCCAGATGCGCAACCATATAAAACTATATATCATTCTGTTAGAGATTCGATAAATAGAAGTGAAAATATTGCTTCGCCAGCAACTGTGAGACCTTGGATTCAAGCTTTTACAGCTAAATGGGTAAAAGGGTATATTCCTTATAATGAGAAAGAGATAAGAGAACAGATAAAAGCGATGAATGATTTAGGTGTGACAGAGTATCTATTGTGGAGTCCTAGCAATAATTACAAGATTACAGCGAATTAA
- a CDS encoding pitrilysin family protein: MNKRISFTILFFLFLQIFSFSNSIHKLVPSENLISGKLDNGLEYYILKNTKPENRASLNLVVKAGSLLEDDNQQGLAHFLEHMAFNGTTKYQKNELIQYLQSLGLSFGGDLNAYTSFSETVYKLQVPTSEKDLSIGFDVLKEWSSEITLDPKDVENEKKIIIEEWRLRQGISQRVGDLQKKILYGNSWYSKRFPIGFPKTINDATPEILRDYYTKWYQPQNMAVVAVGDFDVAVVKKLILDNFSSLKNKTSPEKKEFDIALSKEDSVTIFTDPELTTTNLNIMWKENIEPVNSEETFKKGLEKILFNSILNTRFSILSKNKNSPFVYSSIYNFSLNDKTGLYAVSSLIREDSVNETVSVIINNLKDISINGISSKELENEKINLINNLKTLTNNKESIKNDTYISSIVDYILNNNTFLSPDEEYNLTSKLIKEISVESLKNLSFNILSLNYDVLITSRENMKDTLPKENDLKKYIDTLLIQNTSNIKSLDFNIEIPEIKNEPGKTEIIKKNKDYTQLKLSNGIEVFFKETSFDKDKININLIKLQGSSSLDYSEYINTLFIPEILSNSGVGNIGYDSLEIYFKGKNFSVDSYINDYTQGFKIVSNKSDLNEALKYFRTLINKPKFDDNIIETTLKTNRELIKNRDFSPRSTFRKTYLETLNSNHPRRTPLEINDLEFITKENLEKTYLDLFSSFKDYKLVITGSIDENQVISILNNYFANLPTENILSNLKPLDVKYPQESLKKTIVQGIDKKATVVLTFPYKSTFNIENRSLYNGLSSLLNILLIENVREKIGGVYSISSSTNLEKLNFGENYLQIMFSTDTKRVEEVISKTKSVIENIQKGEFPQNKILDIQKNYELTFETALKTNNFWNNYLEKKILISDYEFYTPMRYNKIVNYNSIVNFSNRALNINNCVEIILLPEKED; this comes from the coding sequence ATGAATAAACGAATATCATTTACCATCTTATTTTTTTTATTTTTACAAATTTTTTCTTTTTCAAATTCTATTCACAAACTAGTTCCTTCTGAGAATCTCATCTCTGGAAAACTAGATAATGGTTTAGAATACTATATTCTTAAAAATACAAAACCTGAAAATAGAGCTTCTTTAAATCTAGTTGTTAAAGCTGGATCACTTCTAGAAGATGATAATCAACAAGGCTTAGCTCATTTCTTAGAACATATGGCCTTTAATGGAACTACTAAATATCAAAAAAACGAACTTATCCAGTATTTACAATCTCTTGGTCTTAGTTTTGGTGGAGATTTAAATGCCTATACAAGTTTTTCTGAAACGGTTTATAAGCTTCAAGTTCCTACTTCTGAAAAAGATTTATCTATTGGATTTGATGTGTTAAAAGAATGGTCTTCTGAAATAACATTAGATCCTAAAGATGTTGAGAACGAAAAAAAGATTATTATCGAAGAATGGAGGCTTCGTCAGGGTATTTCACAAAGAGTTGGAGATTTACAGAAAAAAATCTTATACGGAAACTCATGGTATTCAAAAAGATTTCCTATTGGCTTTCCCAAAACAATTAATGATGCTACCCCTGAAATTTTAAGAGATTATTACACTAAATGGTATCAACCTCAAAATATGGCTGTAGTTGCTGTAGGAGATTTTGATGTTGCTGTAGTAAAAAAACTTATACTAGACAACTTCTCTTCATTGAAAAATAAAACTTCCCCTGAAAAAAAGGAGTTTGATATAGCATTATCCAAAGAGGACTCAGTTACAATATTTACAGATCCCGAATTAACTACAACTAATCTTAATATTATGTGGAAAGAAAATATAGAGCCTGTAAATAGTGAGGAAACATTTAAAAAAGGTCTTGAAAAAATATTATTTAACTCAATCTTAAATACTAGATTTTCTATTTTATCCAAAAATAAAAATTCTCCTTTTGTTTATTCGTCAATCTACAATTTTTCTTTAAATGATAAAACAGGATTGTATGCAGTCTCTAGTTTAATCAGAGAGGATAGTGTGAACGAAACTGTATCAGTTATTATTAACAACCTTAAAGATATTTCTATCAATGGAATCTCATCTAAGGAATTAGAGAATGAAAAAATTAATTTAATCAATAATTTAAAAACACTAACAAATAATAAAGAAAGTATTAAGAATGATACATACATATCTTCTATTGTGGATTACATACTAAACAATAATACTTTTTTAAGTCCTGATGAAGAGTATAATCTAACTTCAAAACTTATTAAAGAGATTTCTGTTGAGAGTTTAAAAAACTTGAGTTTTAATATTCTATCTTTAAATTATGATGTCTTAATTACATCTAGAGAAAACATGAAAGACACTCTACCCAAAGAGAATGATTTAAAAAAATATATTGATACCCTACTTATCCAAAATACTTCTAATATAAAATCATTAGATTTTAATATTGAAATACCCGAGATAAAAAATGAACCTGGAAAAACTGAAATAATCAAAAAAAATAAAGACTACACACAACTAAAACTTTCTAATGGGATTGAAGTATTTTTTAAAGAGACTAGTTTTGATAAAGATAAAATAAACATCAATCTAATCAAACTTCAAGGAAGCTCTAGCTTAGATTATTCAGAATACATAAATACACTTTTCATTCCTGAAATTCTATCAAATTCTGGTGTTGGAAATATCGGATACGATTCTTTAGAAATATATTTCAAGGGAAAAAACTTTAGTGTTGATAGTTATATAAATGATTATACTCAAGGATTTAAAATAGTATCTAATAAATCGGATTTAAATGAAGCTTTAAAATATTTCAGAACTTTAATTAATAAACCGAAATTTGATGATAATATTATCGAAACGACTTTAAAAACGAATAGAGAACTGATTAAAAATCGTGATTTTTCTCCTAGATCTACTTTTAGAAAAACTTATCTTGAAACTTTAAATTCTAATCATCCTAGAAGAACACCTCTAGAAATAAATGATCTTGAATTTATAACAAAAGAGAATCTAGAAAAAACTTACTTAGATCTTTTTAGTAGTTTTAAAGATTATAAATTAGTTATTACTGGTTCAATTGACGAAAATCAAGTTATCAGTATTTTAAACAACTATTTTGCAAATCTTCCTACAGAAAATATTTTATCTAATTTAAAACCATTAGATGTAAAATATCCCCAAGAATCGCTAAAGAAAACTATCGTTCAGGGTATCGATAAAAAAGCAACTGTTGTTTTAACATTTCCATATAAAAGTACATTTAATATAGAAAATAGAAGTTTATACAATGGATTATCAAGCTTGTTGAATATCTTACTTATCGAAAATGTTCGTGAAAAAATAGGTGGAGTTTACTCTATATCTTCTTCAACAAACTTGGAGAAGCTAAATTTTGGAGAAAACTATCTACAGATAATGTTTAGTACAGATACTAAAAGAGTTGAAGAGGTTATTTCTAAAACTAAAAGTGTTATTGAAAACATACAAAAGGGAGAGTTTCCACAAAATAAGATTTTGGATATTCAAAAAAATTATGAACTCACTTTTGAAACAGCATTAAAAACTAATAATTTTTGGAACAACTACCTTGAGAAAAAAATTTTAATATCAGACTATGAATTTTATACTCCTATGAGGTATAATAAAATTGTAAACTATAACTCTATTGTTAATTTTTCTAATAGAGCACTTAATATAAATAACTGTGTAGAAATTATTCTTCTACCAGAAAAGGAGGACTAA